One Longimicrobium terrae DNA segment encodes these proteins:
- a CDS encoding PIN domain-containing protein, with product MKVLLDTNILIHREARTVVRSDIGTLFRWLDELHYEKCIHPGSIAEIKKHSDPEVVRTLEIKLGSYVVLKTTAPDTPKIKEIRASDQTPNDEIDTSLLAELVANRVDAIITEDRGIHRKAARLGVVNSVFTIDAFLEKVTAENPSLSDYEVLSVRKVHLGAINLQDSFFNSFREDYPGFDHWFNRKADELAYICTADNGSVVAFLYIKREESNENYSDITPSFISARRLKIGTFKVVSNGFKLGERFLKIVFDNASNLRVDEIYVTIFKHRPEQTRLIALLEDWGFSHHGQKTSKAGTEEVYVRNFRPHYEAQDPRRSYPYIRESSRKFIVPIYPEYHTELLPDSILHTEDAADFEDNRPNRNAISKVYISRSMERNLRRGDLIVFYRTNDGEGPAHYRSVATTVGVVLTVTAGIQTFDEFVKACRKRSVFTDQELKKHWDYRKYDRPFVVNFLYVYSFPKRPNLKELRENGIIASAPRGFMQLSEAAFRKLLEIAHVDDRFIVS from the coding sequence ATGAAAGTCCTGCTCGATACTAACATCCTCATTCATCGCGAGGCTCGGACTGTCGTCCGTTCTGACATTGGAACCTTGTTCCGCTGGCTCGACGAGCTTCACTACGAGAAGTGCATTCATCCAGGCTCTATCGCGGAAATCAAGAAGCATTCTGACCCAGAAGTTGTCCGCACGTTGGAGATTAAGCTCGGCAGCTATGTTGTCTTGAAGACTACTGCCCCAGATACACCCAAAATCAAAGAAATCCGTGCCTCAGATCAAACCCCCAATGACGAGATAGACACATCGCTTCTTGCAGAGCTCGTTGCGAACCGAGTCGATGCGATTATAACGGAAGATCGCGGAATTCACCGGAAGGCCGCGCGACTCGGTGTAGTGAATAGTGTGTTCACTATCGACGCATTTCTTGAAAAAGTCACGGCTGAGAATCCGTCCCTCTCGGACTATGAAGTACTTTCCGTACGCAAGGTGCACCTTGGTGCAATTAACCTGCAAGACTCCTTTTTCAACTCCTTTCGGGAGGACTACCCAGGATTCGACCACTGGTTCAATCGGAAAGCTGACGAGCTCGCCTACATCTGTACCGCGGATAACGGGAGTGTCGTCGCTTTTCTCTATATCAAGCGCGAAGAAAGCAATGAGAACTACAGTGACATCACTCCGAGCTTCATCTCAGCTCGCCGGTTGAAGATCGGAACGTTCAAAGTTGTCTCGAATGGGTTCAAACTAGGTGAGCGGTTCCTGAAAATAGTGTTCGACAATGCGTCGAATCTCCGTGTAGATGAGATCTATGTCACCATCTTCAAGCACCGTCCGGAGCAAACGCGGTTGATCGCCTTGCTTGAGGACTGGGGGTTCAGTCATCATGGGCAGAAAACCTCGAAGGCTGGCACGGAAGAGGTCTACGTCCGGAACTTCAGGCCCCATTACGAAGCACAGGACCCACGCCGCAGCTATCCATATATCCGAGAGTCTTCAAGGAAATTCATTGTTCCAATCTATCCCGAGTACCATACAGAACTCCTGCCAGATTCCATACTGCACACAGAAGACGCAGCCGATTTCGAAGATAACAGGCCCAATCGCAACGCGATCAGCAAAGTCTATATCTCGAGGTCGATGGAGAGGAACTTGCGACGGGGTGACCTAATCGTTTTCTACCGAACGAACGATGGTGAAGGCCCGGCACATTACCGATCCGTTGCGACGACTGTGGGAGTTGTCCTTACAGTCACTGCAGGCATCCAGACTTTTGATGAGTTTGTGAAGGCCTGTCGTAAACGCAGTGTATTCACAGATCAGGAACTCAAGAAGCATTGGGATTACAGAAAGTACGATAGGCCATTCGTGGTGAACTTTCTGTATGTTTACTCATTCCCGAAGCGACCCAACCTCAAGGAATTGCGAGAGAATGGGATTATCGCGTCTGCCCCTCGCGGCTTCATGCAACTGTCAGAGGCCGCCTTCCGCAAGCTCTTGGAGATAGCGCATGTCGACGACCGTTTTATTGTCAGTTAA
- a CDS encoding phytase: protein MTTQTRSGMGRTGIRRASAAVLGGWMTACAPAMAPATVPVSAPVMVAEAFTTPRDTADNIDSPAVWHGPEGRHWLLSTAKTGDVIVISDAATGRTLRRASGPGTALGQMERPNGIAVVDDLAFVVERDNHRVQVFRLPGMQPVGMYGADDLALPYGIAVVRDGAGAYTTWVTDNYEQADESIPPDAELGRRVRQYRVSVAEDGLRAEPVRAFGATGGAGTLRVVESIAADPAYGRLIVAEENPGESALKVYSLDGRFTGPVIPPAFFPSQAEGIALYACGAREGYWIATDQSHEANAFHVFDRRTLAHRGSFRGPTVRNTDGVTLTQVGFGPFPAGAFYAVHDDGNVAAFSWSAIADALGLRKDCTLPAR from the coding sequence ATGACGACGCAGACAAGGAGCGGGATGGGGAGGACGGGGATCCGGCGCGCCTCCGCGGCCGTGCTGGGCGGATGGATGACGGCGTGCGCGCCGGCGATGGCGCCCGCGACCGTCCCGGTGTCCGCGCCGGTGATGGTGGCCGAGGCGTTCACCACCCCGCGGGACACGGCGGACAACATCGATTCTCCCGCCGTGTGGCACGGGCCGGAGGGCCGGCACTGGCTGCTCTCGACGGCCAAGACGGGGGACGTGATCGTCATCAGCGATGCGGCCACGGGGCGCACGCTGCGGCGCGCCAGCGGGCCGGGGACGGCGCTGGGGCAGATGGAGCGGCCCAACGGCATCGCCGTCGTCGACGACCTGGCGTTCGTGGTGGAGCGCGACAACCATCGCGTGCAGGTATTCCGCCTCCCCGGCATGCAGCCCGTGGGGATGTACGGCGCGGATGACCTGGCGCTGCCCTACGGGATCGCCGTGGTGCGCGACGGCGCGGGCGCGTACACCACCTGGGTGACGGACAACTACGAGCAGGCGGACGAGAGCATTCCGCCCGACGCCGAACTGGGGCGGCGGGTGCGCCAGTACCGCGTGTCGGTGGCGGAGGATGGCCTGCGCGCGGAGCCGGTGCGCGCGTTCGGGGCGACCGGCGGCGCGGGAACGCTGCGGGTGGTGGAGTCCATTGCCGCGGACCCGGCGTACGGCCGGCTGATCGTCGCGGAGGAGAACCCGGGCGAGTCGGCGCTCAAGGTGTACTCGCTGGACGGGCGCTTTACGGGGCCGGTGATTCCCCCTGCGTTCTTTCCGTCGCAGGCCGAGGGGATTGCGCTGTACGCGTGCGGCGCGCGGGAGGGCTACTGGATCGCGACGGACCAGAGCCACGAGGCCAACGCCTTTCACGTGTTCGACCGGCGCACGCTGGCGCACCGCGGCTCGTTCCGCGGCCCCACGGTGCGCAACACGGACGGCGTGACGCTCACGCAGGTGGGCTTCGGCCCCTTCCCCGCCGGCGCATTCTACGCCGTGCACGACGACGGCAACGTGGCCGCCTTCTCCTGGTCCGCCATCGCCGACGCACTCGGCCTGCGCAAGGACTGCACGCTCCCGGCGCGCTGA
- a CDS encoding alpha/beta hydrolase: MTKQVLFVHGGGEGTYDESAKAVESLRAALGDAYVVRFPKMPNEAEPDFATWKNVIAGELAEMGDGAILIGHSIGGSVVIRVLVDGGIGQSLAGAFVLSAPFWHDDDFWNWKEAQLPADAAERIPHDLPLFLYHGREDEVVPVSHVEMYARVLPQATVRRLDGRNHMLNDDLSEVAQAIKRLS, from the coding sequence ATGACCAAACAGGTGCTGTTCGTTCATGGTGGCGGCGAGGGTACGTACGACGAGAGTGCGAAGGCCGTGGAAAGCCTGCGGGCCGCGCTGGGCGACGCCTATGTCGTGCGGTTCCCGAAGATGCCGAACGAGGCGGAGCCGGACTTCGCGACGTGGAAGAACGTCATCGCGGGCGAACTCGCGGAGATGGGCGATGGCGCCATTCTGATCGGCCATTCCATCGGCGGATCGGTTGTGATTCGAGTTCTCGTGGATGGCGGCATCGGGCAGTCGCTCGCGGGTGCCTTCGTGCTCTCCGCGCCGTTCTGGCACGATGACGATTTCTGGAACTGGAAGGAAGCGCAGCTCCCCGCGGACGCCGCCGAGCGCATTCCGCACGACCTGCCGCTCTTCCTCTACCATGGCCGGGAGGATGAGGTCGTTCCCGTCTCGCACGTCGAGATGTATGCGAGGGTGCTGCCTCAGGCCACGGTGCGCCGCCTGGACGGACGCAACCACATGCTCAACGACGATCTCTCCGAGGTCGCGCAGGCCATCAAGCGCCTGAGCTGA